A single window of Streptomyces sp. NBC_00464 DNA harbors:
- a CDS encoding response regulator, with amino-acid sequence MVQKAKILLVDDRPENLLALEAILSALDQTLVRASSGEEALKALLTDDFAVILLDVQMPGMDGFETAAHIKRRERTRDIPIIFLTAINHGPHHTFRGYAAGAVDYISKPFDPWVLRAKVSVFVELYMKNCQLREQAALLRLQLEGSGHGGANHEKEPAGLLAELSARLAAVEEQAEALSKQLDDESADAGAVATAAHLERKLTGLRRALDALEPGTSGGPAPLPS; translated from the coding sequence ATGGTGCAGAAGGCCAAGATCCTCCTGGTCGATGACCGGCCGGAGAATCTGCTGGCGCTGGAGGCCATCCTCTCTGCGCTCGATCAGACACTGGTTCGGGCATCGTCAGGGGAGGAGGCGCTCAAAGCGCTGCTCACGGACGATTTCGCGGTCATTCTGCTGGACGTCCAGATGCCGGGCATGGACGGATTCGAAACCGCGGCGCACATCAAGCGGCGGGAGCGGACCCGGGACATCCCGATCATCTTTCTCACCGCGATCAACCACGGTCCGCACCACACCTTCCGGGGTTATGCGGCCGGCGCGGTGGACTACATCTCGAAGCCGTTCGACCCCTGGGTGCTGCGGGCCAAGGTCTCGGTCTTCGTCGAGCTGTACATGAAGAACTGCCAGTTGCGTGAGCAGGCGGCGCTGCTGCGACTCCAGCTGGAGGGCAGCGGTCACGGGGGCGCGAACCACGAGAAGGAGCCCGCCGGACTGCTGGCCGAACTCTCCGCACGGCTCGCGGCCGTCGAGGAGCAGGCCGAGGCCCTCTCCAAGCAGCTCGACGACGAGTCGGCGGACGCCGGGGCCGTGGCCACCGCGGCTCACCTCGAACGGAAGCTGACCGGGCTGCGCCGGGCGCTGGACGCCCTGGAGCCCGGCACCAGTGGCGGACCCGCACCCCTTCCCTCGTAA
- a CDS encoding HAMP domain-containing protein, producing MKKQRNGTVEVDAAALNRLLSGLVAMRDGNFRRRVTVSGDGVMAELAAVFNEVADRNVHLTGELARVRRVVGREGKLTERLETGACEGSWAAAIDASNELVDDLARPVSEVGRVLSAVADGDLEQRMELRSHTADETVRPLRGEFLKVARTVNNLVDQLSAFTEQVTRVAVEVGTEGKLGGQAQVRGMSGSWKDLTDSVNTMAYRLTAQVRDIALVTTAVAKGDLSRKVTVHVAGEMAQLKNTVNTMVDQLSSFSSEVTRVAREVGTEGELGGQATVPGVAGVWKDLTDSVNTMAGNLTSQVRGIAEVTTAVANGDLSQKVRVSARGEVAQLAETINQMTETLRTFADEVTRVASEVGGEGLLGGQAQVPGAAGTWKDLTDSVNTVFRNLTTQVRDIAQVTTAVASGDMSQKVTVDVAGEMLELKNTVNTMVDQLQSFGSEVTRVAREVGVEGRLGGQAEVPGAAGTWKDLTDSVNTAFRNLTGQVRDIAQVTTAVANGDLSQKVTVDVAGEMLELKNTVNTMVAQLSSFADQVTRMARDVGTEGRLGGQARVDGVSGTWKELTDSVNFMAGNLTSQVRQIAQVTTAVARGDLSQKIDVDARGEILELKNTINTMVDQLSAFAEQVTRVAREVGTDGRLGGQAQVPGVAGVWRDLTDSVNGMAGNLTAQVRNIAQVATAVARGDLSQKIDVDARGEILELKNTLNTMVDQLSNFAEQVTRVAREVGTEGILGGQAEVQGVSGTWKDLTQSVNGMANNLTLQVRNIAEVTTAVANGDLSKKITVDAKGEILELVTTVNTMVDQLMNFGDEVTRVAREVGTEGILGGQARVRGATGIWKDLSENVNLMANNLTSQVRNISRVSSAVANGDLTKKVTVEARGEVAELADTVNTMVTTLSSFADEVTRVAREVGTEGELGGQARVPGVAGTWKDLTESVNSMASNLTGQVRQIATVTTAIAEGDLTKKIDIDARGEIQELKNTINTMVDRLSSFAEQVTRVAREVGTEGQLGGQARVRDVDGTWRDLTESVNEMAGNLTRQVRAIAAVATAVTRGDLNLKIDVDAAGEIQSLQDNINTMIANLRDTTATNKEQDWLKGNLARISGLMQGRRDLDDVASLIMSELTPVVSAQHGAFFLAMATGDADALGADGDREGAYELRMRGSYGYSAGSMPTSFRPGETLIGTAAEEKRTIQVDNVPPGYLKISSGLGEAPPAHVIVLPVLFEGKVLGVIELASFQPFTHIQRDFLNQLAEMIATSVNTISVNTTTEKLLEQSQELTEQLRDRSQELENRQKALQASNAELEEKAELLAQQNRDIEVKNTEIEEARQVLEERAEQLAVSMRYKSEFLANMSHELRTPLNSLLILAKLLADNAEGNLSPKQVEFAETIHGAGSDLLQLINDILDLSKVEAGKMDVSPTRIALVQLVDYVEATFRPLTAEKGLDFSVRVSPELPATLHTDEQRLLQVLRNLLSNAVKFTDGGAVELVIRHAGAEVPNAIREQLLEAGSLRDADADLIAFSVTDTGIGIASSKMLVIFEAFKQADGTTSRKYGGTGLGLSISREIARLLGGEIHAASEPGRGSTFTLYLPLHPSELPPQGYPQIGPGPIEVHGAAVESGRLPEAGQGTGQGTGPGFQTFGEASGMPGSAHGQGGAAGLLRRRRKALGGAQQQPALPPRAASPADRQTAQEPWTLGGQEEPVVRRTFRFGGEKVLIVDDDIRNVFALTSVLEQHGLSVLYAENGREGIEVLEQHDDVTVVLMDIMMPEMDGYATTSAIRRMPQFAGLPIIALTAKAMKGDREKAIESGASDYVTKPVDPDHLLSVMEQWMRGE from the coding sequence GTGAAGAAGCAGCGCAATGGAACCGTCGAAGTCGACGCCGCGGCACTCAACAGACTGCTGTCGGGTCTGGTGGCCATGCGTGACGGGAACTTCCGCCGGCGTGTGACGGTCTCCGGCGACGGTGTCATGGCCGAGCTCGCGGCGGTCTTCAACGAGGTCGCCGACCGCAACGTGCATCTCACCGGTGAGCTCGCGCGCGTGCGGCGTGTGGTCGGCCGGGAGGGCAAGCTCACCGAGCGGCTGGAGACGGGTGCCTGCGAGGGCTCCTGGGCCGCCGCGATCGACGCGTCCAACGAGCTGGTCGATGATCTCGCGCGGCCTGTCTCGGAGGTCGGGCGAGTGCTGTCGGCAGTGGCCGACGGTGATCTCGAACAGCGGATGGAGCTGCGTTCGCACACGGCCGACGAGACGGTACGGCCGCTGCGCGGCGAGTTCCTGAAGGTCGCCCGCACCGTCAACAACCTCGTCGACCAGCTGTCGGCGTTCACCGAACAGGTGACGCGGGTCGCGGTCGAGGTGGGGACCGAGGGCAAGCTGGGCGGCCAGGCCCAGGTGCGTGGGATGTCCGGGTCCTGGAAGGACCTCACGGACTCCGTGAACACCATGGCGTACCGGCTGACCGCGCAGGTGCGCGACATCGCTTTGGTGACGACAGCGGTCGCCAAGGGGGATCTGTCGCGGAAGGTCACCGTCCATGTGGCCGGCGAGATGGCTCAGCTGAAGAACACCGTCAACACGATGGTCGACCAGCTGTCCTCCTTCTCCTCCGAGGTGACCCGCGTCGCCCGTGAGGTGGGGACCGAGGGCGAGCTGGGCGGACAGGCGACGGTGCCGGGGGTGGCCGGGGTCTGGAAGGACCTGACCGACTCCGTCAACACGATGGCCGGCAACCTCACCTCACAGGTGCGCGGCATCGCCGAGGTGACGACGGCGGTCGCCAACGGTGACCTGTCGCAGAAGGTCCGGGTCAGCGCGCGCGGCGAGGTCGCGCAGCTCGCCGAGACGATCAACCAGATGACCGAGACGCTGCGCACCTTCGCGGACGAGGTCACGCGCGTGGCCAGCGAGGTCGGTGGCGAGGGTCTGCTCGGCGGCCAGGCGCAGGTGCCGGGCGCGGCGGGCACCTGGAAGGACCTCACCGACTCGGTGAACACCGTCTTCCGCAATCTGACGACCCAGGTGCGTGACATCGCCCAGGTGACCACGGCGGTGGCCAGCGGTGACATGTCGCAGAAGGTCACCGTCGATGTGGCCGGCGAGATGCTGGAGCTGAAGAACACCGTCAACACGATGGTCGACCAGCTCCAGTCCTTCGGTTCGGAAGTGACCCGGGTGGCCAGGGAGGTCGGCGTCGAGGGCCGGCTGGGTGGGCAGGCCGAGGTGCCGGGCGCGGCGGGTACCTGGAAGGACCTCACGGACTCCGTCAACACGGCGTTCCGGAACCTGACGGGTCAGGTGCGCGACATCGCCCAGGTGACGACCGCGGTGGCCAATGGCGACCTGTCGCAGAAGGTCACCGTCGATGTGGCCGGCGAGATGCTGGAGCTGAAGAACACCGTCAACACGATGGTGGCGCAGCTGTCCTCGTTCGCCGACCAGGTGACGCGCATGGCGCGGGACGTGGGCACGGAGGGGCGCCTCGGCGGTCAGGCGCGGGTCGACGGCGTGTCCGGTACGTGGAAGGAGCTCACCGACTCCGTCAACTTCATGGCGGGGAACCTGACCTCCCAGGTGCGCCAGATCGCGCAGGTGACCACGGCGGTGGCGCGGGGTGACCTGTCGCAGAAGATCGACGTGGACGCGCGCGGCGAGATCCTGGAGCTGAAGAACACCATCAACACGATGGTCGACCAGCTCTCCGCCTTCGCCGAGCAGGTGACCCGGGTCGCCCGCGAGGTGGGCACGGACGGGCGTCTCGGGGGTCAGGCGCAGGTGCCCGGCGTGGCAGGTGTGTGGCGTGATCTGACCGATTCGGTGAACGGCATGGCCGGGAACCTCACCGCTCAGGTCCGTAACATCGCGCAGGTCGCCACGGCGGTGGCGCGGGGTGACCTGTCGCAGAAGATCGACGTGGACGCGCGCGGCGAGATCCTGGAGCTGAAGAACACCCTCAACACGATGGTCGACCAGCTGTCGAACTTCGCCGAGCAGGTGACCCGGGTCGCCCGTGAGGTGGGTACGGAAGGCATTCTCGGCGGTCAGGCCGAGGTGCAGGGAGTGTCCGGCACGTGGAAGGACCTCACCCAGTCCGTCAACGGCATGGCGAACAACCTGACGCTTCAGGTCCGCAACATCGCCGAGGTCACCACCGCGGTCGCCAACGGTGACCTCTCCAAGAAGATCACCGTCGACGCCAAGGGCGAGATCCTCGAACTGGTGACGACGGTCAACACGATGGTCGACCAGCTGATGAACTTCGGTGACGAGGTGACCCGGGTGGCCCGCGAGGTGGGCACCGAGGGCATCCTCGGCGGCCAGGCCCGGGTGCGCGGTGCCACGGGCATCTGGAAGGACCTCAGCGAGAACGTCAACCTGATGGCCAACAACCTGACCAGTCAGGTGCGGAACATCTCCCGCGTCTCGTCCGCGGTGGCCAACGGCGATCTGACGAAGAAGGTCACCGTCGAGGCGCGTGGGGAGGTCGCCGAGCTGGCCGACACCGTCAACACGATGGTGACGACCCTGTCGTCGTTCGCCGACGAGGTGACGCGAGTCGCCCGTGAGGTGGGCACGGAGGGTGAACTGGGCGGCCAGGCACGCGTTCCCGGCGTCGCCGGTACGTGGAAGGACCTCACCGAGTCCGTGAACTCGATGGCGTCCAACCTGACGGGGCAGGTGCGCCAGATCGCCACCGTCACCACGGCCATCGCCGAGGGCGATCTCACCAAGAAGATCGACATCGACGCGCGTGGTGAGATTCAGGAGCTGAAGAACACCATCAACACGATGGTCGACCGGCTGTCCTCGTTCGCCGAGCAGGTGACCCGGGTGGCCCGCGAGGTGGGCACCGAAGGCCAGCTGGGCGGTCAGGCGCGGGTGCGGGACGTGGACGGCACCTGGCGCGACCTCACCGAGTCGGTGAACGAGATGGCCGGAAACCTGACCCGTCAGGTGCGCGCCATCGCGGCCGTCGCGACCGCGGTGACCCGAGGCGATCTCAATCTCAAGATCGACGTGGATGCCGCCGGAGAGATCCAGTCCCTCCAGGACAACATCAACACGATGATCGCCAATCTGCGCGACACCACCGCCACCAACAAGGAGCAGGACTGGCTCAAGGGCAACCTCGCCCGGATCTCCGGCCTGATGCAGGGGCGGCGCGACCTGGACGACGTCGCCTCGCTGATCATGAGCGAGCTGACGCCGGTCGTCTCCGCGCAGCACGGCGCCTTCTTCCTCGCCATGGCGACGGGAGACGCCGACGCGCTGGGCGCGGACGGCGACCGGGAGGGTGCGTACGAACTCCGGATGCGGGGCAGTTACGGCTACTCCGCCGGCTCCATGCCGACCTCCTTCCGGCCCGGGGAGACGCTCATCGGCACGGCGGCCGAGGAGAAGCGGACGATTCAGGTGGACAACGTGCCGCCGGGGTACCTGAAGATTTCCTCCGGGCTCGGTGAGGCGCCGCCCGCGCATGTGATCGTGCTGCCGGTGCTCTTCGAGGGGAAGGTCCTCGGTGTGATCGAGCTGGCCTCCTTCCAGCCCTTCACCCATATCCAGCGGGACTTCCTCAACCAGCTCGCCGAGATGATCGCGACCAGCGTCAACACGATCAGCGTCAACACCACGACCGAGAAACTGCTGGAGCAGTCGCAGGAGCTCACGGAGCAATTGCGCGACCGGTCGCAGGAGTTGGAGAACCGGCAGAAGGCCCTCCAGGCGTCCAATGCCGAACTGGAGGAGAAGGCCGAGCTGCTGGCCCAGCAGAACCGCGACATCGAGGTCAAGAACACCGAGATCGAAGAGGCGCGACAGGTTCTGGAGGAGCGCGCCGAACAGCTGGCCGTCTCCATGCGGTACAAGTCGGAGTTCCTGGCGAACATGTCGCACGAGTTGCGGACACCGCTCAACTCGCTGCTCATTCTGGCCAAGCTGCTGGCGGACAACGCCGAGGGCAATCTGTCGCCGAAGCAGGTGGAATTCGCCGAGACGATCCATGGGGCCGGTTCCGATCTGCTCCAGTTGATCAACGACATCCTCGATCTGTCGAAGGTCGAGGCGGGCAAGATGGACGTCAGCCCGACCCGGATCGCCCTGGTTCAGCTGGTCGACTACGTGGAGGCGACGTTCCGGCCGCTGACCGCGGAAAAGGGGCTGGATTTCTCCGTACGGGTGTCGCCGGAACTCCCGGCCACGCTGCACACCGACGAACAGCGGCTGCTTCAGGTGCTGCGCAATCTGCTCTCCAACGCGGTGAAGTTCACCGACGGGGGCGCCGTCGAGCTGGTGATCAGGCACGCCGGTGCCGAGGTGCCGAACGCCATTCGTGAGCAGCTGCTGGAAGCCGGTTCACTGCGGGACGCCGACGCCGATCTGATCGCCTTCTCGGTGACCGACACCGGTATCGGGATCGCGTCCAGCAAGATGCTGGTGATCTTCGAGGCGTTCAAGCAGGCGGACGGTACGACCAGCCGCAAGTACGGAGGCACCGGTCTCGGCCTCTCCATCAGCCGGGAGATCGCACGGCTGCTGGGTGGCGAGATCCATGCGGCGAGCGAGCCCGGCCGCGGCTCGACGTTCACGCTGTACCTGCCACTGCACCCGAGCGAACTCCCGCCGCAGGGTTACCCGCAGATCGGCCCCGGACCCATCGAGGTGCACGGTGCGGCGGTCGAGAGCGGCCGGCTTCCCGAGGCCGGCCAGGGGACGGGACAGGGCACGGGACCGGGCTTCCAGACCTTCGGCGAGGCCTCAGGGATGCCGGGGAGCGCGCACGGCCAGGGCGGTGCGGCCGGGCTGTTGAGGCGTCGGCGCAAGGCGCTGGGCGGTGCGCAGCAGCAGCCCGCGCTGCCGCCCCGGGCGGCTTCCCCGGCGGATCGGCAGACCGCTCAGGAGCCGTGGACGCTCGGTGGCCAGGAGGAGCCGGTGGTCCGCAGGACGTTCCGGTTCGGCGGCGAGAAGGTGCTGATCGTCGACGACGACATCCGCAACGTCTTCGCGCTCACCAGCGTGCTGGAGCAGCACGGGCTGTCGGTTCTGTACGCGGAGAACGGGCGCGAGGGGATCGAAGTCCTGGAGCAGCACGACGATGTGACGGTCGTGCTGATGGACATCATGATGCCGGAGATGGACGGCTACGCGACAACCTCGGCGATCCGCAGGATGCCGCAGTTCGCCGGACTGCCGATCATCGCTCTGACCGCGAAGGCGATGAAGGGCGACCGCGAGAAGGCGATCGAGTCCGGAGCATCCGACTACGTCACCAAGCCGGTCGACCCTGATCATCTGCTTTCGGTTATGGAGCAGTGGATGCGCGGAGAGTGA